GCTGCGCACGCCTCAACTGAAGTTGCCATGACCCCCCGGTCCGCGAACACCTGCTTCATCCATCTCGGAGAGATCAACGCCATGGTCCCTCGCTGACTCAGGCGCGTTTTACCGTCTTGATGCGCCCATCAACCTGTGAACCTTCGTAGGTCTTGAACGCGCCGGCCGTGATATTGGCCTTTGCATTGACCGTCTCAGTGAGGAAGACCGCACCGAAAGCGTCCAACTCGCTCGGCTCTCCATCGGTCCGAGCCTCAATGGTCCCGAACAGATAGGCATCGCCGTCGCACGCGAGCATGCCGCGCGCAACGCCACCTGGCATGAGAACCAGGGGACCGCCCTTCACCGAGAGCGTGCCGCTGACGACGCCTTCGATGATGACGCCGCCTTCACACTCCAGCGTTCCTTCGTACTTGGACCCCGGCGCGATGCGGTTGACGATCTTCATCGCTACCGGGTCGATCACGATGCTTTCATTGTTGGTCTGGTTACTCAAGGCTGTACTCCTTTGCGCCGGCGAAGACCTTACCCTGCTTGACATCGATGCTCTTGATCGTGTCGCCGCTGGGCAGCTTGTCGCCAATCTTGAATTGCTTGGGCAGGCGAGTTGCCGCTTCGGTGAACACAGCGGACTTTCCGTCCGGCGTGATCGCGAGCAGCCCCCTGCCTGTAGTGGTTTGTTGCGCTGGCGCTGCCTTCGGATCGCCCAATGAGGGCGGCGCCAACTTGCTACCTGCGGGGGCACCGGGTTGCTGGCCGGCCGGCTTGGGAGCCCTCTCCTCCATCACATCCAGGATCACGGCTGGAGGCTTTGGTTCGTTGGACGCCTTGGCTGCTTCCTTGGTCGCCTTTGAGGACTCGCTACTCGGTGTCTTCGCGCTTTGCGCAACTGGGTCTGCCCGCTTGTTTGAAGGCAACGGCGATGGCTCGGCCTTGGGCAGCCCAATCGGCAAGGCCGAGACCTGGTTGGGCTGCGCAGCCGCCGCGGGCACGCCGATTGGCAGGCCTGCGCTATTTTCTTGGGGCACCGGCCCTTCTTGGGTCTGGATGACCTGCAGCTTGTCTTGCCCATTGGGCTGGAACGGCTCGTCCAGCGTGCGCATGCCTTCGCCCATCTTGACCACTGGCAACGCCGCCGGCTCGTGTTGATTTGCGGGGGAAAGCGATGCCTGGGCGGGCTCTTCCTGGCGCAACAACACCCCAATCGAGATGCCAGCCAGCGCGAGCGCCACCGCAGCGCATGCAAGGGTAGTGACGCGGGTCGTTACCGGCTTGATGCCGCGTGCCTTGAGCACCAACAGCCTGGAGTGCTTCTTCGGGCCGATGCGGCTCAACAGCGTTGTGGTGCCTTGCCACTTTCCATCTCGCCACTGCAGCGTCTTGGTGAGGTCGGACGCACTCGTGCCCTGTCCCACAGCCTCGCCCAGGTTCAACGTAAACGCCTCGCCCACGACGAGACGGGTGATATTTGCTTGGCTCATGGTTCGACGCTTTCGGGTTCGCTCGTTTTTGCTCGGCTCTCGCTGGCGCGGCGCACCGCATCCGCGATCACGCTGCCCGCTGACTCTTTCGCGGCCTCTGTCGTTGTTGCTGATTCACTCTGCCGTTGCGCCACTCGACGCGTGACACGTGTGGGCTCGTAGAAGTCGCTGACCAGCTGGAAGTCGTCGCTCAGCGTCTCAATCGGGTCTTGCTCGCCCGCAGCGCCCGCAAAGACTTCATCGAACTCGTCAATCAGGCCTTGTGCGCTGGCAGCATCACGGGCCTGCTTGACCAGTGTCATTGCATCGGCGTCACTCGCGGCATTGATCGAAAGCCGCAGCAGATCGAACGGCTGATAGTTGCTGGCCACACTGCTCGCCATCCACATCTGCAGCTTCAGCGGGACGTGCCGCAGGCCAGCGAAGCGAAGCTCGATCATTCGCAGTTGCGCGGTGAGCGTGCGAAAGTTGTTTATCGAGGATGAC
The DNA window shown above is from Hydrogenophaga sp. BPS33 and carries:
- a CDS encoding bactofilin family protein, with amino-acid sequence MSNQTNNESIVIDPVAMKIVNRIAPGSKYEGTLECEGGVIIEGVVSGTLSVKGGPLVLMPGGVARGMLACDGDAYLFGTIEARTDGEPSELDAFGAVFLTETVNAKANITAGAFKTYEGSQVDGRIKTVKRA